A region of Lepeophtheirus salmonis chromosome 13, UVic_Lsal_1.4, whole genome shotgun sequence DNA encodes the following proteins:
- the shop gene encoding sulfite oxidase — protein MILKRLIYLQNLVPKPKQATLLYSSLSTQSFHYKPNYGENEDPSSGFKAHKFIGALSLGTLFYYLWNNEKQWSIFAKSSPDVGEDILPNAGHRIQHLPTYNSATVAQHSDPNSGRVWVTFKEGVYDITDFISQHPGGEQLLLAAGSSIEPFWHLYAVHKGNKIVYELLEGYRIGNLDPSDVVDEKVSKDDDPFSTDPKRHPVLKPLSAKPFNAEPPLAILADSYLTPNEFFYVRNHLPVPILEEESYELDIDDQGNEGITLSLHDLKNKFPKYTVTAAIQCGGNRRTEMNAKKPLRGLGWKGAAIGNAEWSGARLTDVLAYYGIKNNDEDTLKKYNNFHVQFEGYDVGADGKPFGASIPLSRALDPSKDVLLAYEMNGVALPRDHGYPIRAVVPGTVGVRNVKWLARITIAPEESDTHFQKKDYKSFNPSINWDNVDFDKSRAIQNMPVTSAICRPTKDEIIHLKKGQTSFKARGYAWSGGGAEIIRMDLTVDGCQTWFEGSIIAKDTKAKDARHYSWVIWEADIPVREDQSEIEICGKAVDSNLNVQPESFENIWNLRGMASNAYPRVSVSIKRD, from the coding sequence atgattttaaaaaggtTGATTTACCTACAAAATCTTGTGCCGAAACCTAAACAAGCGACGCTCCTATATTCTTCTCTCTCAACTCAATCATTTCATTACAAACCGAATTATGGAGAAAATGAGGATCCATCTTCAGGATTTAAAGCTCACAAATTTATAGGAGCTCTTTCTCTCGGAACGCTTTTTTACTACTTGTGGAATAATGAGAAACAGTGGAGTATATTCGCTAAATCCTCCCCAGACGTTGGCGAAGATATCTTACCCAATGCTGGTCATCGTATACAACATCTTCCAACCTACAACTCTGCCACAGTAGCACAACACTCTGATCCAAACAGTGGTCGAGTATGGGTTACGTTTAAGGAAGGAGTGTATGATATAACGGATTTCATTTCTCAACATCCGGGTGGAGAACAACTCTTACTTGCTGCTGGTTCTTCCATTGAACCATTTTGGCATTTATATGCCGTACATAAGggtaataaaattgtttatgagCTTCTTGAAGGGTACCGTATCGGTAATTTAGATCCATCTGACGTTGTTGATGAAAAAGTAAGCAAGGATGATGATCCATTTTCTACGGATCCCAAACGACATCCTGTTCTGAAACCTCTTTCGGCCAAACCTTTTAATGCAGAACCACCCTTAGCCATTTTGGCGGATAGTTATTTAACtccaaatgagtttttttacgTTCGTAATCATTTGCCAGTTCCCATTCTGGAGGAAGAATCATATGAACTAGATATCGACGATCAAGGGAATGAAGGGATAACATTGTCACtccatgatttgaaaaataaatttccaaaatacacCGTAACAGCCGCTATACAATGTGGCGGAAACCGAAGGACGGAAATGAATGCAAAGAAACCTTTGAGAGGTTTGGGTTGGAAGGGCGCAGCTATAGGAAATGCTGAATGGTCTGGAGCTCGTTTGACGGATGTTTTAGCCTACTACGGCATCAAGAACAATGATGAAGACACGctcaaaaagtataataactTTCATGTCCAATTCGAAGGGTACGATGTGGGTGCAGATGGGAAGCCATTTGGAGCTTCCATTCCTCTCTCAAGAGCATTAGACCCTTCGAAAGATGTTTTATTAGCTTATGAAATGAATGGAGTGGCATTACCGCGGGATCATGGGTATCCCATAAGAGCGGTTGTTCCTGGAACTGTTGGAGTACGTAATGTAAAATGGCTCGCACGCATTACTATTGCCCCTGAAGAGAGCGAtactcattttcaaaaaaaggactATAAAAGCTTCAATCCATCCATTAATTGGGACAATGTGGACTTTGATAAATCCAGAGCCATACAGAACATGCCTGTCACTTCAGCCATTTGCAGACCAACAAAAGATGAAATAATTCATCTAAAGAAGGGCCAGACTTCATTTAAAGCTAGGGGATATGCCTGGTCTGGTGGAGGAGCGGAAATTATTCGAATGGATTTGACTGTAGATGGATGCCAAACATGGTTCGAAGGATCAATCATTGCTAAAGATACAAAAGCAAAGGATGCCCGACATTATTCCTGGGTGATTTGGGAAGCGGATATTCCAGTGAGAGAGGATCAGAGTGAGATAGAAATTTGTGGAAAGGCTGTAGACTCCAATCTTAACGTACAGCCTGAAAGCTTTGAAAATATCTGGAATTTGAGAGGAATGGCATCCAATGCCTATCCTCGTGTCAGTGTATCAATTAAACgtgattaa